The Chitinophaga sp. H8 region TACAGGCACTACTATTAACCGGGCAGGCTGGAAGGGAACAGCAAATTCTACGGATAACAATTATAGTAACGGGGTGCCTGCTGATGTATTTGATAATAATTACGCCACCGGGTGGCAATCTGCATTATTTCCCAACCAGCCACCAGACTTTGTGATAGATATGGGTAATGTACATACCATAAAAGGTTTCTCTTTTACCCCCTTGTACTGGTCGTTTTTTGGATCTGCTTATATTTCTGATGCTACCAGCATAGCATTGTACAGCAGTACGGATGGTGTTAACTGGTTTGCCCAGGGCGATTATAATGGAACAGCACTTACCGGAACAGCGGATAAGCCCGATACCCGGTTTATTAAATGCTATCAGCCCATAAAGGCCAGATATTTTAAGTTCACGGTTTTAAAATATTCAAACTATGCTGCCGGTTTTGGTGAATTAAATGCATTTGAATGACGTCGATGGTTGACTTAATAAGATACATGAATAAACGAGGATGGGTTTCTACCCGTTCTTAAACTTTTTAATTATTCTGATACATCATAATGAATGGGGAAAAGTGCAGAAAGCGACAGCGTCCCTCCGCCTTAAGCTATACTTAAAGCATGGTAAAGACATAGTAAAAGCGTTCTAAAGGTATAGCCACCCCATCCCCCCATCCGTTGCATTTGACTCGCAGCTCGTAGTTCATAACTAACAGCTCTCTACCCCTCCGTTAAGTTAACAGCTAACGACTAACAGCTCCTCTTCGCTGCATTTAAGCTAATAGCTAAAAGCTAAAAGCTACCCCCTCACATCCATCGCATCCCGCAAACCATTGCCTAACAGGTTGAATGCCAGTACCATAAACATAATGGCGATACCCGGTGCCAGTGCCAGCAGCGGGTTATGGGTAATGATGAAGTTGTAGTTTTCCTTGATCATCAGTCCCCAGGACGATTGCGGTGGCTGTACCCCTACTCCCAGGAAACTAAGGCCTGCCTCTACCACAATGGCGGTGGCAAAGTTGCCGGCAGCGACTACCATTACCGGGCCCATAATATTGGGCAACATATGCCTTACAATCGTTCTCAGATGACCATACCCCAGTGCGCGGGTAGCTTCTATAAATTCCATCTCCCGCAGACTCATGATCTGTCCGCGGATAATACGGGCCACGCCTACCCACATGGTGAGGCCCACGGCGATAAATACCTGCCAGAAACCTTTTCCCAGCGCCAGGGTGATCGCAAATACCAGCAGTAAAGTAGGTACAGACCATACCACGTTGATAAACCACATGATCACCTCATCGGTACGCCCCCGGAAATATCCCGCGATGGCGCCCAGGAAAATACCTATCGTCAGGGAAATGACTACCGCAATACATCCCACCCCGAGGCTTACCCGTATCCCTACGATCAGGCGGCTGAGGATATCCCTTCCAAACCGGTCAGTGCCCAGCCAGAATGTTTTGGTAACGATCCGCTCCCGGCTGATCTGTTGCTGTAAAACTGCCGGCTCAAATGCCTGTTCAGGTTGCCTGCCATACCATACCAGGCCTAGGTTATACCGTTCAGGTACCGTATTTTCTTCATCTACATATTTTTCAATGACGATATCATTGCCTTCAAAACGCCAGGAGCGCATGGGCACCAGCGTTACGGGCGACTCCTGCCCATTGAGCAGCCGTTGAAAAAAGCCTGCCTGGGGTACGGGCTGCTCCTTTTTGATGGCCAGCATAGGGATCCTGAAACCAGGTTTTTGTCCGCTGATTTCCAGCACCATCCGGTTGGCATTGGGGCTATGATCCGGGGCTACCCAGTAAGCCACTATACTCAGGAGGATAGCTCCCAGTATCAATATCAGCCCGGCCATCGCACCTTTATTACGGCGCAATCGCTTCCAGGCCTGATACCGGAATGAAGACCGTGAAGAAGTGCGGAGAGCTTGCAAAGGAATATTATTTTGTAATTGAATTGTTTAGCTCACCTGGCGCCCTTTCCATTCGTAGCTGCCAAATTTGCCCAGCCAGCCGGCTGCAACAATATAAGGAATATGAAATAACTGCCCCGGAATAAACCATACCAGCAATTTGGCTTTATGGAAGAAAGCCGCTACGGGCAGGAGGAAGAATAATTCCAGCGTAAGCTTGAATAACAACAGGATCAGCAGCCAGGGCCACGTACCAGGTACAAAAGGCGTGAGCACCCCGATGGCCAGCAAACAAAAATTAAACAGGTATACCAACAGCAATACCCAGAAAATACGTTTGTCCTCATACTTATCTGCTTTTGACGACCAGCGGATCCGCTGGTTCATAAAATCACGCAGCGTATCCATCGGCAAAGTTTTCACAATGGCATCTTCATTTTTCAGGTACATCACCCCATCCGGATAAGCATTATAAATCTTACACATCAGCAGCATATCATCTCCGGAAGCAATATTATCAATCCCAGTAAATCCACCCACATCATAAAAGGCCTGCTTTTCATAAGCCAGGTTGGCACCATTACACATCGTGCCTGCTTTTAACTGCACAGCTGCACCGGTAATGCCCTGCATAGTCATAAAATCCAGCGACTGGAGCGTTTTAAAGAAATTATGCTCTTTGTAAAAAGATACCGGCGCGGCTATAAATTTAGGCTGGTACGTTTCGTAAAACTGTACCATCGTAGTGATCCAGCGCGGGCCCATCACACAATCTGCATCCGTAGTAACGATTAAGGTGCCGGTGCATTGCGCAATGGCCATTTCTATCGCTTTCTTCTTATAGGAATTCAGGCGTTGTGTGGCATTCAGATGATCACTCATCCGCAATAATTTCACATTGGGTGCGGGAAAATCAGCAATAATAGCCGCCGTGTCATCTGTCGAAAAATCATCTATAATAATGATTTCCAGCAGATGGGCAGGATATGTTTGCTGCTGTAAAGCCTGTAATAAGATCGGTAAGTTAGCAGCTTCGTTACGTGCGGGTATGATAACAGACACCAGGGTATTTCCACTCACCGGTTTTGCCGGAACAAACTTTTTAAGTTGTTTCCAACCATAACCGTAACCCAGCATTAATAATCCATAGCCTAATGCCAACGCCACCACCACCATCAAAAAAATATACATACTCCGGGTTAAAGATTCGATTTGATAATATAGCCCAGCTGTTCTGACAACAGCTGATGCCCTTTTTCCAGCACGATTACCTTACTCATAAACTTTCCGTTTACAAAACGGGAAGCCAGCACAGGTGGGATCACGCGGTCATACCTTCCAAAGATCAGCAGGGTATTAATGCGATGCGCTTCCAGCAGCTGCCTGCAAAGTTGTTTATCAGGCATCATCTGCCGCATACAGGTCCACACTTCATATACCCGTAGCCGTTTCTCCAGGGTATCCATACTGTGAAACGCAAACTTGTATACGCTCAGGTTCAGCAATCCTAATTTGCGCCACAATATAAGCAAGCGAAAGAATAAGTGGGGATGATATGTGTTGTATTTGAAAATTTTATTGCCCCAGCTTGTTTGAGTAACAAAAAGATGCCAGGGATTGTTCTTTAATCCATCAGGTGCCAGCAAAATCAGTTCGTCTACCTGTGCGGCCATCTTTTCAATCACACATAATGCCAGCCGGCCTCCCATGCTATATCCCATGAGAGAAAACCTTTGCCGGCCATGCTGTTCCAGCAATTGGGCAATCAGTGCCGGCAGATCATCCTTGGTAAAATCCCGCCCCTCCTGCCATTCCGTTTTACCATGTAAGGGCATATCCAGGGCTATAATGGTGTAGGTATCTCCCAGGGCAGGTGCTAAACACTTGAAATGCAATGCACTCTCCCCAAAACCATGCAGGCAGATCAGCAATTTTTCCCCGCTGCCTTCGCAGATTCCGTGAAAACGGCTTTGGCCATATGTAAGATAAAAAGCAGGCATGGAGCGTAAAAGACAACAATTTTAAACAACTTTTGCCATTTGCCCCAAACTAAGTAAATTACGAAGAGACAAAACTTTTTCGTGATGGATACAACAGTTGAAAAGAAGAACAGCCTTAAAGGCGCAGAATTCCTGGTAAAAGAAAGCAGCGCACAGGAGGTTTTTACTCCGGAAGATTTTACCGAAGAACAGCTCATGATCAAGGATATGGCGGAGCAGTTCATTGCTAAAGAAGTAACACCGGTGGTAGAGCGCCTGGACAAGCTGGAAGATGGACTGATGCCCTCCCTGCTGGAAAAAGCAGGCGAACAGGGACTGCTGGGTGCTGCATTCCCGGAAGAATATGGCGGGTTGGGTAAAGATTTTGTAACAGCTACTATTATTAACGAAGCCCTGGGTGCTGGCCACTCCTTTTCTGTAGCGATGGCTGCTCATACGGGTATAGGCTCGCTACCTATCCTCTACTTCGGTACCCAGGCCCAAAAAGAAAAATATATTCCCAAACTGGGAACCGGCGAAATGAAAGGCGCCTATGCGCTCACCGAACCGGATTCCGGCTCGGATGCGCTCAGTGCCAAAACCACCGCCAAACTGACCGAGGATGGTAAATACTACCTGCTCAATGGGCAGAAATGCTGGATCACCAACTCCGGCTTCGCAGATGTGTTTACCGTATTTGCCAAAATCGATGGGGATAAGTTCACCGGATTTATCGTAGAAAAAGATACGCCCGGATTTACCCTGGGTGCAGAAGAACATAAAATGGGGATCAAAGGGTCTTCTACCCGCCAGATCTATTTCCAGGATGCGAAAGTACCCGCAGAAAATGTGCTCGGCGAAATCGGCAAAGGCCACCTGATCGCTTTTAACATCCTCAACATAGGCCGCTTAAAACTCTGTGCTGCTGCACTGGGTGCTGCTAAAAAATGTGTTACCACCTCCGTACAATATGCAGTTACCCGCGAACAGTTCAAACAGCCCATCGCCAACTTTGGCGCCATCAAACACAAACTGGGCGAAATGGCGCTCCGTACCTGGGTATGCGAATCAGCCCTATTCCGTACCGCACAACTGATCGATGATAAGGAAAAAGAACTGCTGGCTGCCGGCAAACCTTTTAATGAAGCATTGCTGGGTGCTGCGGAAGAATACGCAGTAGAATGTGCCATGCTGAAAGTAAATGGTTCGGAAGTGCTGGACTTTGTAGTGGATGAAGGGGTACAGATACACGGTGGTAACGGCTTCAGTGATGAATACATCATTTCCAAGGCCTACCGCGATTCCCGCATTAACCGCATCTTTGAAGGTACCAACGAGATCAACCGCCTGCTCACGCTGGACATGACACTGAAGCGCGCCATGAAAGGCAAACTGGACCTCATGGGGCCTGCCATGAATGTGATGAAGGAACTCATGAGCATTCCCGATTTTGGCAATGATGATGACACCGCTTTCAGCAAGGAAAAGAAACTGGTAACCAATTTCAAAAAAGCGATCCTGATGGTAGCAGGTGGTGCAGCACAAAAGCTGATGACCAAACTGGAACATGAACAGGAAATCCTGATGGACATCGCAGATATGGCTATTGAAACATTTGTGGTGGAAAGTGCCCTGCTGCGGCTGATCAAACTCACCGAAAAAGGTGGAGAAGCGGCGGCGGCCCTCCAGACAGATATGGTACAAACGTATATAGCTGATGCTGCAGACCGGATCAACAAATCCGGCAAAAATGCGATCAATGCCTTTGCAGAAGGGGATGAACAACGCATGATGCTGCTTGGCCTGAAACGCTTTACCAAAACAGATCCTTATAATACCAAGGATGCCCGCAGAAGGATTGCAGACAAACTCATCGCGGAAAACAAATATCCTTTCTAAAATAATAAAGTGCAGAAAACGTTATACAGTGTATACAACTGTTTCTGTTTCAACAATTAAACTTTAATTTTACCTTGTCCGGCCTGTTGAGCCGGACAT contains the following coding sequences:
- a CDS encoding acyl-CoA dehydrogenase family protein — encoded protein: MDTTVEKKNSLKGAEFLVKESSAQEVFTPEDFTEEQLMIKDMAEQFIAKEVTPVVERLDKLEDGLMPSLLEKAGEQGLLGAAFPEEYGGLGKDFVTATIINEALGAGHSFSVAMAAHTGIGSLPILYFGTQAQKEKYIPKLGTGEMKGAYALTEPDSGSDALSAKTTAKLTEDGKYYLLNGQKCWITNSGFADVFTVFAKIDGDKFTGFIVEKDTPGFTLGAEEHKMGIKGSSTRQIYFQDAKVPAENVLGEIGKGHLIAFNILNIGRLKLCAAALGAAKKCVTTSVQYAVTREQFKQPIANFGAIKHKLGEMALRTWVCESALFRTAQLIDDKEKELLAAGKPFNEALLGAAEEYAVECAMLKVNGSEVLDFVVDEGVQIHGGNGFSDEYIISKAYRDSRINRIFEGTNEINRLLTLDMTLKRAMKGKLDLMGPAMNVMKELMSIPDFGNDDDTAFSKEKKLVTNFKKAILMVAGGAAQKLMTKLEHEQEILMDIADMAIETFVVESALLRLIKLTEKGGEAAAALQTDMVQTYIADAADRINKSGKNAINAFAEGDEQRMMLLGLKRFTKTDPYNTKDARRRIADKLIAENKYPF
- a CDS encoding glycosyltransferase, encoding MYIFLMVVVALALGYGLLMLGYGYGWKQLKKFVPAKPVSGNTLVSVIIPARNEAANLPILLQALQQQTYPAHLLEIIIIDDFSTDDTAAIIADFPAPNVKLLRMSDHLNATQRLNSYKKKAIEMAIAQCTGTLIVTTDADCVMGPRWITTMVQFYETYQPKFIAAPVSFYKEHNFFKTLQSLDFMTMQGITGAAVQLKAGTMCNGANLAYEKQAFYDVGGFTGIDNIASGDDMLLMCKIYNAYPDGVMYLKNEDAIVKTLPMDTLRDFMNQRIRWSSKADKYEDKRIFWVLLLVYLFNFCLLAIGVLTPFVPGTWPWLLILLLFKLTLELFFLLPVAAFFHKAKLLVWFIPGQLFHIPYIVAAGWLGKFGSYEWKGRQVS
- a CDS encoding alpha/beta hydrolase, translated to MPAFYLTYGQSRFHGICEGSGEKLLICLHGFGESALHFKCLAPALGDTYTIIALDMPLHGKTEWQEGRDFTKDDLPALIAQLLEQHGRQRFSLMGYSMGGRLALCVIEKMAAQVDELILLAPDGLKNNPWHLFVTQTSWGNKIFKYNTYHPHLFFRLLILWRKLGLLNLSVYKFAFHSMDTLEKRLRVYEVWTCMRQMMPDKQLCRQLLEAHRINTLLIFGRYDRVIPPVLASRFVNGKFMSKVIVLEKGHQLLSEQLGYIIKSNL
- a CDS encoding ABC transporter permease, which translates into the protein MQALRTSSRSSFRYQAWKRLRRNKGAMAGLILILGAILLSIVAYWVAPDHSPNANRMVLEISGQKPGFRIPMLAIKKEQPVPQAGFFQRLLNGQESPVTLVPMRSWRFEGNDIVIEKYVDEENTVPERYNLGLVWYGRQPEQAFEPAVLQQQISRERIVTKTFWLGTDRFGRDILSRLIVGIRVSLGVGCIAVVISLTIGIFLGAIAGYFRGRTDEVIMWFINVVWSVPTLLLVFAITLALGKGFWQVFIAVGLTMWVGVARIIRGQIMSLREMEFIEATRALGYGHLRTIVRHMLPNIMGPVMVVAAGNFATAIVVEAGLSFLGVGVQPPQSSWGLMIKENYNFIITHNPLLALAPGIAIMFMVLAFNLLGNGLRDAMDVRG